Proteins from a single region of Ogataea parapolymorpha DL-1 chromosome IV, whole genome shotgun sequence:
- a CDS encoding Translation initiation factor eIF-2B subunit beta, translating into MSSTQKYEVLVDSFISKLKRRQITGSYNVATATCRLLMRVISSSRWSSTEEFINLIRGVGCKLIDAQPREFATGNIVRRVLAIIRDEVSEDSITQSANNAPYNTSMFQLLSTTHTTKPQGTQATKQPNQDLRSVVIQGIRELIDEIASVHENIELMTVDLIHENEVLLTPTPGSQTVLNFLLKASLKRKFTVLITECYPNDINECHSFAKKLAEMNIETVIIPDSTVFAVMSRVGKVLIGARSVFANGGCVTAAGVATVCECAKEHRTPVFAVAGLYKFSPTYPFDRDSLIEVGNSGKVLPYEDSDLVGKCEVTNPLFDYVVPEHIDIYITNIGGFSPNFIYRIVLDNYKAEDVQLG; encoded by the coding sequence ATGTCTTCCACCCAGAAATATGAGGTCCTCGTGGACTCATTTATCTCGAAACTAAAGCGTCGACAGATCACGGGATCTTATAATGTTGCCACCGCGACATGTCGGCTGCTTATGAGAGTGATATCGAGCTCGAGATGGTCGAGCACCGAGGAGTTCATCAACCTGATCAGAGGAGTCGGATGTAAACTGATAGACGCCCAACCTCGCGAGTTTGCGACAGGGAATATCGTCAGACGTGTGCTGGCCATCATCAGAGACGAGGTGAGCGAAGACTCGATCACCCAGAGCGCCAATAATGCACCGTATAATACGTCTATGTTCCAACTGCTGTCCACGACGCACACAACCAAGCCGCAGGGAACACAGGCCACGAAACAACCCAACCAGGACCTTCGGTCGGTGGTCATCCAGGGAATCCGCGAATTGATAGACGAAATCGCTTCTGTGCACGAGAATATTGAGCTGATGACAGTGGACCTGATTCACGAgaacgaggtgctgctgaCTCCCACACCTGGGTCACAGACAGTTTTGAACTTTCTTCTGAAAGCCAGTCTGAAACGTAAGTTCACCGTTCTTATCACAGAATGCTACCCCAACGATATCAACGAATGTCATAGctttgccaaaaagctcgcAGAGATGAATATCGAGACGGTCATCATTCCTGACTCCACGGTCTTTGCGGTCATGTCGCGGGTTGGAAAAGTCTTAATTGGAGCGCGTTCTGTTTTTGCAAATGGCGGCTGTGTCACTGCTGCCGGTGTCGCAACCGTGTGCGAGTGTGCAAAAGAACATAGAACTCCGGTGTTTGCAGTGGCAGGACTATACAAATTTTCTCCAACGTATCCATTCGATAGAGACTCTCTCATCGAGGTGGGTAACTCAGGCAAGGTGCTGCCGTACGAGGACAGCGATCTTGTTGGAAAGTGCGAAGTGACGAACCCGTTGTTCGACTACGTGGTTCCGGAACACATCGACATCTACATCACCAACATTGGTGGATTCTCACCTAATTTCATCTACCGAATAGTTCTGGACAACTACAAAGCTGAAGATGTACAGTTGGGATGA
- a CDS encoding Gephyrin translates to MTVGILVVSESVSRGLSTDKVVDALKQHLDGFELKAHKVVPDKKEDIQAAVVDWVKQDFKLILTAGGTGFTKTDITPEAIEPLLDKKAPGLVHAMLSFSLQITPFAMLARPVAGVRGESLIITLPGSPKGATENFQAIKGVIGHALSQLGIESSRLLHKESGSGHHHHHHHHHHHGHLAKHELVDSVVARHRVSPYPTISVDEAYSRIRENTPAPEVIELSILDPRLVGSVVAENVTAQMDVPNFRASIVDGYAMISSDGPGVYPVVSVSHASKNDQKELVAGQIARITTGAPLPEGADAVVMVEETRLVETTEDGSEEKLVEILAKNVKTGENIRAIGSDTRKDSLVLAKGSRISPGGGEIGALASVGVNKIKVYRKPVIGLLSTGNELQDVQTEKLLHYGEIYDSNRPTLVSIVQNCGYELVDLGIASDTKESLIKIIKDAVDVKKIDCLITTGGVSMGELDLLKPTIENELHGTIHFGRVRMKPGKPTTFATIGKSTVVFALPGNPASSSVCYHLFVLPCLLKWQGLEPSVGQKLPTEPIVKVKLAEDLKLDPQRPEYQRVSICQSDMALVANSTGFQRSSNIGSFKKANGLVCLPAASDFGKSVIEAGTVVDAILIDQIYV, encoded by the coding sequence ATGACTGTTGGTATCTTGGTTGTATCAGAATCGGTTTCCAGGGGTTTATCGACCGACAAGGTTGTTGACGCATTGAAACAACACCTTGATGGCTTTGAATTGAAGGCTCACAAGGTTGTGCCAGACAAGAAGGAAGATATCCAGGCTGCAGTGGTGGACTGGGTGAAACAGGATTTCAAGCTTATCTTGACCGCTGGCGGAACCGGCTTCACCAAGACTGACATCACACCAGAGGCCATTGAGCCATTGTTGGACAAAAAGGCGCCTGGACTGGTTCATGCTATGCTGTCCTTTTCTCTTCAAATCACCCCTTTTGCCATGCTTGCTCGGCCGGTAGCTGGTGTTCGCGGAGAATCTTTGATTATCACGCTGCCCGGCTCGCCAAAGGGAGCCACGGAAAATTTCCAGGCAATCAAAGGGGTCATTGGGCACGCACTTTCGCAACTGGGGATTGAAAGCTCAAGATTGCTGCACAAGGAGTCCGGTTCAGgccatcatcatcatcatcatcatcaccatcaTCATGGACACCTTGCCAAACACGAATTGGTCGATTCGGTCGTTGCGAGACATCGAGTCTCGCCCTATCCCACGATCTCTGTTGATGAAGCATACTCAAGGATCAGAGAGAACacgccagctccagaagTAATCGAGCTGAGCATTTTGGATCCTCGTCTAGTGGGCAGCGTGGTTGCTGAAAATGTTACTGCCCAGATGGACGTTCCAAATTTTCGCGCAAGTATTGTGGACGGATATGCGATGATCAGCTCTGATGGACCGGGTGTTTACCCTGTTGTTAGTGTTTCGCATGCTTCCAAAAATGAccagaaagagctggttgCAGGACAAATCGCGAGAATCACCACGGGGGCGCCGCTTCCTGAGGGAGCCGACGCCGTAGTGATGGTCGAGGAAACACGACTAGTTGAAACCACTGAGGACGGGAGCGaggagaagcttgttgagataCTGGCGAAAAACGTCAAGACAGGGGAGAACATCAGGGCCATTGGTTCTGACACCAGGAAGGACAGTTTGGTGCTCGCGAAAGGATCAAGAATCTCGccaggaggaggagaaatAGGGGCGTTGGCGAGCGTGGGGGTCAACAAAATTAAAGTGTACCGCAAACCGGTGATTGGGCTGCTATCTACTGGAAATGAACTGCAGGACGTGCAAACCGAAAAATTGTTACATTATGGAGAAATATACGACAGCAACAGACCGACGCTAGTGTCCATAGTGCAGAATTGTGGGTACGAGTTAGTCGACCTCGGAATAGCCTCAGATACCAAGGAGTCTCTTATCAAAATTATAAAGGACGCTGTGGACgtcaaaaaaattgattgTTTAATTACCACTGGAGGAGTGTCCATGGGAGAGCTTGACCTGCTAAAACCGACGATCGAAAATGAACTTCACGGTACAATCCATTTTGGACGTGTCAGAATGAAGCCTGGCAAGCCAACAACTTTTGCAACAATCGGCAAATCCACCGTTGTCTTTGCTCTACCCGGTAATCCtgcctcttcttctgtttgCTACCATCTATTTGTCCTACCTTGTTTGTTGAAATGGCAAGGACTTGAGCCATCAGTTGGCCAAAAATTGCCTACAGAGCCAATTGTTAAGGTCAAGCTTGCAGAGGACTTGAAACTGGACCCACAACGTCCTGAATACCAGCGGGTCAGCATTTGTCAGTCAGACATGGCTCTAGTTGCGAACTCTACAGGGTTCCAAAGAAGCAGCAACATCGGATCTTTTAAGAAGGCCAACGGACTTGTGTGTCTTCCTGCTGCCAGTGACTTCGGAAAATCGGTAATCGAAGCAGGGACGGTGGTGGACGCCATTCTCATCGACCAGATCTATGTGTGA
- a CDS encoding Protein-S-isoprenylcysteineO-methyltransferase, producing the protein MSQELAKISLTAFLLGASLGVSCALFFTVAFKQLPVYLASVALFHFLEFYCTAKYSPDKVTTDSFLLFNGSEYMVAHAASITEAFVEYYFFPKWKASHTRLFHAGAALVGLGQLVRSIAMATARESFSHTIATEKKNNHLLVTTGVYGYFRHPSYAGFFYWALGTQVLLCNPISFIAFYFMLQRFFSRRIRYEESTLIQFFGPAYLEYMKKTRVWIPI; encoded by the coding sequence ATGTCTCAGGAGCTCGCAAAAATCTCTCTCACGGCATTCCTGCTGGGAGCCTCTCTGGGAGTTTCATGTGCACTGTTCTTTACAGTCGCGTTCAAACAGCTTCCCGTCTATCTTGCGTCAGTTGCATTGTTCCATTTCCTGGAATTTTATTGCACAGCCAAATACTCTCCCGATAAAGTCACCACCGATTCGTTCCTCCTTTTCAATGGGTCTGAGTACATGGTTGCGCATGCGGCATCAATCACAGAGGCATTTGTGgaatattattttttcccaaAGTGGAAGGCCTCACACACCCGTCTGTTCCATGCCGGAGCCGCATTGGTTGGACTAGGTCAGTTAGTGCGTTCTATCGCGATGGCCACTGCACGCGAATCGTTTAGCCACACGATTGCCAccgagaagaagaataatCACCTGCTGGTCACTACGGGAGTCTACGGCTATTTCAGGCACCCATCCTATGCAGGTTTCTTCTACTGGGCCCTTGGCACGCAGGTACTTCTGTGCAACCCTATTTCCTTCATTGCATTCTACTTCATGTTGCAACGGTTCTTCTCTCGCCGTATTCGCTATGAGGAGTCCACCCTTATCCAATTCTTTGGGCCGGCATATCTGGAATACATGAAGAAAACCCGCGTCTGGATTCCTATATAG
- a CDS encoding Transcriptional regulator CRZ1, translating into MHANVSQFPWPTLDQTFVTVESNFDLADSREYSEDWYANTNMLNMGPVDISLLPDPVVPEVPSFVPAYQNTFVQHAPVIQPVVEPAVDSSYRWHTNAPISTPINTPILFEPECVVAESNTLRARTTHPTKQFVCELCAKTFTRRESMKNHVSSVHQRLKPYKCQYGKCTLEYSTPSDLRRHVREKHLRNAEKLFICEGRTADGKLWGCGKRFHRSYQLTGHWKSNRSQKNCHIPPDFDYIPIKLSRNT; encoded by the coding sequence ATGCACGCGAACGTGTCTCAGTTCCCGTGGCCCACGCTGGACCAGACATTCGTTACAGTGGAGTCCAACTTTGACCTCGCAGACTCCAGGGAATACTCTGAAGACTGGTATGCCAATACAAACATGCTCAACATGGGACCGGTCGACATCTCTCTTTTGCCAGACCCAGTAGTGCCCGAAGTTCCTTCGTTTGTTCCCGCATACCAGAACACCTTCGTGCAACATGCACCTGTCATACAGCCCGTTGTGGAACCCGCTGTGGACTCCAGCTACAGGTGGCACACCAATGCGCCGATCTCTACACCGATCAATACACCGATTTTATTCGAGCCTGAATGTGTTGTAGCTGAGAGCAACACGTTGAGAGCGCGGACCACGCACCCAACGAAACAGTTTGTGTGCGAACTGTGCGCAAAGACATTCACGCGAAGAGAATCCATGAAAAACCACGTCTCTTCTGTACATCAAAGACTCAAGCCATACAAATGCCAGTATGGCAAGTGTACGCTTGAATACTCCACTCCGTCAGACCTGAGACGTCATGTCCGCGAAAAGCATCTACGCAACGCTGAAAAGCTGTTTATCTGCGAAGGCCGCACGGCAGATGGGAAATTATGGGGATGTGGCAAAAGATTCCATCGTTCTTACCAGCTGACAGGCCACTGGAAGAGCAATAGGTCGCAAAAGAACTGCCACATCCCGCCGGATTTTGATTACATTCCTATTAAGTTGTCGCGCAACACGTAG
- a CDS encoding Isocitrate dehydrogenase [NAD] subunit 2, mitochondrial, with the protein MFRAVARSPLSLARTYATGKVTGQFTGKPGPDGKYTVTMIPGDGIGPEIAASVEAIFKEAKVPITWEPVDVTPSLINGKTTLPADAVASINKNLVALKGPLATPVGKGHQSMNLTLRRTFALFANVRPCKSVQGYKTPYENVDTVLIRENTEGEYSGIEHEIVPGVVQSIKLITKPASERVIRYAFEYAKSVNKPEVRVVHKASIMKLSDGLFVETAKEVGKEYPDIKLSFELLDNTSLKLCADPSEYKSLVMVMPNLYGDIMSDLSSGLIGGLGLTPSGNMGNKVSIFEAVHGSAPDIAGKGLANPTALLLSSCMMLRHMELNSHADKIENAVLNTIASGPENRTRDLKGTSTTTHFTEQVIKNL; encoded by the coding sequence ATGTTCAGAGCCGTCGCAAGAAGCCCTCTTTCGCTCGCAAGAACCTACGCCACCGGCAAGGTCACCGGTCAGTTCACTGGTAAGCCAGGCCCGGACGGCAAGTACACCGTCACCATGATCCCTGGTGATGGTATTGGTCCCGAGATTGCAGCCTCTGTGGAGGCCATTTTCAAAGAGGCCAAGGTCCCAATTACTTGGGAGCCTGTCGACGTGACTCCATCGCTGATCAATGGTAAGACCACCTTGCCAGCTGATGCTGTTGCTtccatcaacaaaaacctGGTCGCTTTGAAAGGACCACTGGCTACCCCTGTTGGTAAAGGTCACCAGTCGATGAACCTGACCTTGAGAAGAACCTTTGCTCTTTTTGCCAACGTCAGACCATGTAAGAGTGTGCAAGGTTACAAGACTCCATACGAGAACGTCGACACTGTTTTGATCAGAGAAAACACTGAGGGTGAGTATTCTGGTATCGAGCACGAGATTGTGCCTGGTGTTGTGCAATCCATCAAGTTGATCACCAAGCCAGCCTCTGAGAGGGTGATCAGATACGCTTTTGAGTACGCCAAGTCCGTCAACAAGCCAGAGGTCAGAGTTGTCCACAAGGCCTCCATCATGAAGCTTTCCGACGGTTTGTTTGTGGAGACTGCCAAGGAAGTCGGCAAGGAATACCCAGACATCAAGCTTTCCTTTGAGTTGCTCGACAACACCTCCCTCAAGCTCTGTGCAGACCCATCTGAGTACAAGTCCTTAGTCATGGTGATGCCAAACTTGTATGGTGACATTATGTCTGACCTATCCTCTGGTCTCATTGGAGGCCTGGGATTGACCCCATCTGGTAACATGGGTAACAAAGTGTCTATTTTCGAGGCTGTTCACGGTTCTGCCCCAGATATTGCCGGCAAGGGTCTTGCCAACCCTACCGCTCTCTTGCTTTCCTCATGTATGATGTTGAGACACATGGAGCTGAACTCCCATGccgacaagatcgagaacGCTGTTCTGAATACCATTGCCTCTggcccagaaaacagaACTAGAGACTTGAAGGGAACCTCCACCACCACTCACTTCACGGAGCAGGTGATCAAAAATTTATAG
- a CDS encoding Autophagy protein 5: protein MSTSEIISRVWSGVLYMQFHLDRALSNQECPSFYIAVHRNSYLHNSLPAILQFFKPFLKDTRLAQSQNWWFEFEKVPLKWNFPVGLLYDLVTTDAQIEKQVWEITLKYYDYPTEYVIPIDQNPSFLKDHWTNQLKEACFILNGSSKLVMNMSRTDSDDFYNAAIHKDSTQFESMFRKLLPSSVSSLRNLPIKVYLPLSNKLIQPVLSNPGRKMTLGNLLQDLIPDLFPSSLMYTVAHPYSHGVVLPLNSSIIDLYICMKSLDGFLHISIKMIQKDEH from the coding sequence ATGAGCACTTCTGAGATCATCAGCAGAGTATGGAGCGGCGTCTTGTACATGCAGTTCCATCTCGATCGCGCGCTGTCCAATCAGGAATGTCCCAGCTTTTACATCGCGGTTCATCGCAATTCGTACCTGCACAACTCGTTACCGGCCATTCTTCAGTTCTTTAAACCGTTTCTGAAAGACACTCGATTGGCGCAGTCTCAAAACTGGTGGTtcgagtttgaaaaagttcCTCTGAAATGGAACTTTCCAGTTGGCCTACTCTACGACCTCGTAACCACTGACGCGCAAATAGAGAAACAGGTATGGGAAATTACTCTTAAATACTACGACTACCCTACAGAATATGTGATTCCGATCGACCAAAACCCCTCATTTCTCAAAGACCACTGGACAAACCAGCTTAAGGAGGCATGTTTCATACTGAACGGCTCAAGCAAACTTGTAATGAACATGTCACGCACAGACTCAGACGATTTCTATAACGCCGCCATCCACAAAGATTCGACACAATTCGAGTCAATGTTTAGAAAACTGCTGCCCTCGAGTGTGTCTAGCTTGAGGAATCTGCCAATCAAAGTATATCTTCCTCTGTccaacaagctgattcaGCCCGTCCTGTCTAATCCCGGGAGAAAAATGACTCTCGGCAACCTGCTTCAGGATCTGATTCCGGACTTGTTCCCGTCATCGCTGATGTACACTGTGGCACACCCGTACTCGCACGGAGTCGTCCTACCGCTCAATAGTTCTATTATCGACCTCTATATTTGCATGAAATCACTGGACGGTTTTCTACATATCTCTATCAAGATGATCCAAAAAGACGAGCACTAG
- a CDS encoding putative methyltransferase gives MSSQDKKPPLESRLGRDEPFDFGQRYLKNEEEVFNYNAWDNVDWDEEQLKEFEEKIKQQHDEPVSEYYRKLYNDKPAKYWDIFYKNNRENFFKDRKWLQIEFPSLYEATKPDAPATNIIEIGCGAGNTMFPILQQNENKNLRLFGCDYSKVAVDLVRSNELYEKNAGVVHASVWDLANSNLELPEGVEPHSINIAVMIFVFSALSPDQWEHAINNLSKMMAPGGKILFRDYGRYDLAQIRFKKNRLLDENFYVRGDGTRVYFFTEEELRNIFCGPFIERKIAYDKRLLVNRKKQLKMYRCWMQAVFEVPE, from the coding sequence atgTCAAGCCAGGATAAGAAGCCCCCGCTGGAGTCACGGTTGGGACGCGACGAGCCTTTCGACTTTGGTCAGAGGTATCTAAAGAACGAAGAGGAGGTCTTTAATTACAATGCATGGGATAACGTCGACTGGGACgaggagcagctcaaagagTTTGAAGAAAAGATTAAACAGCAACACGACGAGCCCGTTTCCGAGTACTACAGAAAGCTATACAACGACAAGCCAGCCAAGTATTGGGACATATTTTACAAGAATAATCGCGAGAATTTCTTTAAAGATAGAAAATGGTTACAAATAGAGTTTCCCTCCCTTTACGAAGCGACGAAGCCCGACGCTCCCGCAACCAACATCATTGAGATCGGGTGTGGAGCAGGTAATACTATGTTCCCTATTTTGCAGCAAAACGAGAACAAAAACCTCAGACTGTTTGGTTGCGACTACTCCAAAGTGGCAGTCGATCTAGTGCGATCCAACGAGCTTTACGAAAAGAACGCTGGAGTTGTACACGCATCTGTATGGGATCTAGCCAATTCAAACTTAGAGCTTCCAGAGGGCGTCGAGCCGCACTCGATTAATATTGCAGTCATgatctttgttttttcgGCCCTGAGTCCCGATCAGTGGGAGCACGCAATCAACAATTTGTCGAAAATGATGGCTCCAGGCGGAAAAATCCTGTTCCGTGATTATGGCCGCTATGATCTTGCGCAGATTCGgttcaagaaaaaccgGCTTCTTGATGAGAACTTCTATGTCCGAGGAGACGGCACCAGGGTGTATTTCTTCACCGAGGAAGAACTCAGAAATATATTCTGTGGTCCTTTCATAGAGCGCAAAATTGCATATGACAAGCGGCTTTTAGTGAACCGCAAAAAGCAGCTGAAGATGTACCGTTGTTGGATGCAGGCGGTGTTTGAAGTTCCAGAATAG
- a CDS encoding GTPase, with product MPPYGQIVIGPPGAGKSTYCNGMNQFLNSIGRNSLIVNLDPANDLLPYHCTVDIRDFITLEEIMNDENIRLGPNGGLVYCLEVFEQSIQYFIEKIKDLMSLSLDGQSTYIIFDCPGQTELFTNNPIFRNIFSKLEKELDFRFCVVSLVDSINLVTPSYYISMLLLTLRSMLQMDLPQVNVISKIDLLKSYIDGDKASKMEQRKRQETDEDDLEGGLPFRLQYYTEVQDLNQLLPYVRTENNQRGYFNEKYERLTTLIADLIEDFGLIQYTVLAIEDKISMINLLSIIDKANGYCFGTNELGGDSIWSDAVRQSSLAFMEDIDIHERWIDEKEQWDELEEEKRHELEEYFQNIQAKQDPEDEWEAALRDWEMKQDIETKRA from the coding sequence atGCCTCCGTATGGACAGATCGTGATCGGTCCTCCCGGCGCCGGGAAATCGACATACTGCAATGGCATGAAccagtttttgaactcAATAGGCAGAAACTCACTGATAGTGAACCTGGATCCGGCCAACGATCTTTTGCCATACCATTGCACGGTCGATATTAGAGACTTCATCACGCTTGAAGAAATCATGAACGACGAGAATATACGATTGGGCCCTAATGGAGGCCTGGTATATTGTTTGGAGGTGTTTGAGCAAAGCATCCAATACTTCatcgagaaaatcaaagactTGATGTCCCTTAGTCTAGACGGACAATCCACATACATTATATTCGATTGCCCCGGGCAAACAGAGCTGTTCACCAACAATCCGATATTTAGAAATATCTTCAGtaagctggagaaagagcttgattTCAGGTTTTGTGTGGTGTCTCTAGTAGACTCTATCAATCTGGTCACCCCGTCTTACTATATTTCGATGCTGCTCTTGACTTTGAGATCAATGCTTCAGATGGATTTGCCCCAAGTGAATGTCATTTCTAAAATTGATCTTTTGAAATCCTACATTGACGGTGACAAGGCTTCTAAAATGGAACAGCGAAAAAGACAAGAAACGGATGAAGACGATCTAGAAGGTGGCTTGCCCTTCAGGTTGCAATACTATACAGAAGTTCAAGACTTAAACCAGCTCTTGCCATATGTCAGGACAGAGAATAATCAAAGGGGTTATTTTAATGAGAAATATGAGAGGCTGACAACCTTGATAGCGGATCTGATCGAGGATTTCGGATTGATCCAGTACACAGTTCTGGCAATTGAGGATAAAATTTCGATGAtcaatcttctttcaaTAATTGACAAAGCCAATGGGTATTGTTTCGGAACGAACGAGCTTGGAGGCGACTCCATCTGGTCCGATGCTGTTCGACAATCATCTCTGGCATTTATGGAAGATATTGACATTCATGAAAGATGGATAGATGAGAAGGAGCAATGGgatgagcttgaagaagaaaaacgtcACGAATTGGAAGAGTACTTCCAGAATATACAGGCGAAACAGGATCCCGAAGACGAATGGGAAGCCGCACTACGAGATTGGGAAATGAAACAAGATATAGAAACTAAAAGAGCGTAA
- a CDS encoding putative RNA-binding protein: MSLQAQLQLHPTSFLLWRRLLEESPTEENYQLAYIRTQFDVTNNYKMWGLYYKHCTTKIHDAANLDHLWLQQLQIPSLDYESLLNDYSRFVSDHFGEQYTDKMKNILQIKKKVTQILEKIEPWEMRRQDKSPEYWIGYLKALHGSKVLDRVTKNRLIQCTVERSLSVQVFVPVVQTYLSFNLEVDEFAFWERLVQIEPSNAEVWIQCIRDCPLDQFQKIRSQFNSYSDLNLIPVFCEILRIELHLFKENPAVAQPLLIEDTYNYFSRALKAGDIFHTVAKLCIEIQEDIGDIDGVRDGFLLPFLEAFDNQAEVWLYVTEFEKRHGNYRHVTDLFKKAMDIAEKLDWPERLAAEWKRFELLKGTDDSQEYCDEVCKLALSRIKGQKRPFLESELEQKPEGPQNKKRAHEDTSETKPRKPKTETRDREHLTILVANLPSSIDEKGLTSIFSSCGKIRSITLLEGKATIEFTDEQGLLSAMKKDGTIVEDSPIEVVHLKNNTLWVANYPPEKTAEDLKKIFGQHGGVLAVRLPSLKTNVQRRFCYVEYSSEQDAASAVKALDGHTIHGKTGDFKLTVKISNPEARQERKGALEEGRQVYVSDLDFYKVDEDKLSEIFSKYGDIEMIRIPVRRDEKSKKLNNGFAFISFRSSSDAVKSLELDGKLLAGRPMKIELATPKKKKVSVLGTGKFDRARTISVLNVDDKINTETLKAIFEEIGPVTQIELQPENNAALIEFETVRSSGMADFKFNGRKIGDTTVRIGTFQDFLRLKRNKT; the protein is encoded by the coding sequence ATGTCACTACAGGCCCAGCTACAATTGCACCCGACGTCGTTTTTGCTATGGCGGAGATTGCTCGAGGAAAGTCCAACCGAAGAAAACTACCAGCTGGCATATATACGCACCCAGTTTGATGTGACAAACAACTACAAGATGTGGGGACTCTACTATAAACATTGCACAACTAAGATCCACGACGCTGCAAATCTTGACCACCTTTGGCTTCAACAGCTGCAAATACCGAGTTTGGATTACGAAAGCCTTCTGAATGACTACTCAAGGTTTGTGTCAGATCACTTTGGAGAACAATACACAGACAAAATGAAGAACATACTTCAAATAAAGAAAAAAGTGACACAGATACTAGAGAAGATCGAGCCCTGGGAGATGCGAAGACAGGACAAAAGTCCTGAATACTGGATTGGCTACTTAAAAGCATTGCACGGAAGCAAAGTGTTGGATAGAGTGACAAAAAACCGTTTAATCCAGTGTACAGTAGAAAGAAGTTTAAGCGTTCAGGTTTTCGTACCAGTGGTACAGACCTATCTGTCATTCAACTTGGAGGTGGATGAGTTTGCTTTTTGGGAAAGACTTGTGCAAATTGAGCCATCCAATGCAGAAGTATGGATCCAATGCATCCGTGACTGTCCTCTGGATcagtttcaaaaaatacgaTCTCAATTCAACAGTTACTCTGATCTAAATTTGATACCTGTGTTCTGTGAAATTCTACGAATAGAACTACATCTGTTCAAAGAGAATCCTGCGGTGGCGCAACCACTGCTGATTGAGGACACATacaattatttttcaagagcATTAAAAGCAGGGGATATATTCCACACTGTCGCAAAATTGTGTATTGAAATTCAGGAGGATATTGGAGACATTGATGGCGTCAGAGATGGGTTTTTACTCCCCTTTTTGGAGGCTTTTGACAACCAAGCGGAAGTGTGGCTTTATGTCACCGAGTTTGAAAAGAGACATGGCAACTATAGACATGTGACGGACCTATTCAAAAAAGCAATGGATATTGCCGAAAAGCTGGATTGGCCTGAGCGTTTAGCTGCTGAATGGAAAAGatttgagctgctcaaagGCACAGATGATAGCCAAGAATATTGCGACGAAGTTTGCAAACTCGCACTCTCACGAATCAAAGGCCAGAAAAGACCATTTTTGGAGTCAGAACTAGAACAAAAACCAGAAGGGCCGCAAAACAAAAAAAGAGCGCACGAGGACACTTCGGAAACAAAGCCAAGGAAACCGAAAACCGAGACCAGAGATCGCGAACATCTCACTATATTGGTAGCTAATCTGCCCTCTTCAATTGATGAGAAAGGACTGACCAGTATATTCAGCTCCTGCGGAAAAATTCGTAGCATTACCTTGTTGGAAGGGAAAGCAACCATTGAATTCACAGACGAACAGGGACTCTTATCAGCTATGAAGAAAGACGGCACAATAGTTGAAGACTCGCCGATAGAGGTGGTccatttgaaaaataatacCCTCTGGGTTGCAAATTATCCTCCCGAGAAAACTGCGGAAGACTTGAAGAAGATTTTTGGACAGCATGGAGGAGTATTGGCAGTTAGACTGCCATCGTTGAAAACCAATGTGCAAAGGCGTTTTTGCTACGTTGAATATTCGTCTGAACAGGATGCTGCGTCTGCTGTGAAAGCATTGGATGGCCATACGATACATGGGAAAACTGGCGATTTCAAATTGACAGTCAAAATCTCGAACCCTGAAGCCAGACAAGAGCGCAAAGGCGCTCTCGAAGAGGGCAGACAGGTGTATGTCAGTGACTTGGACTTTTATAAGGTCGATGAGGATAAATTGAGCGAAATATTCTCCAAATATGGTGATATTGAAATGATTCGCATTCCTGTGAGACGTGATGAAAAGAGTaagaagctcaacaacgGGTTTGCATTCATTTCGTTCAGGTCCAGTTCCGATGCCGTCAAGAGTCTCGAATTGGATGGCAAGTTGCTGGCTGGAAGACCAATGAAAATCGAGTTAGCTACGcccaagaaaaagaaagtGTCTGTTCTTGGAACGGGGAAATTTGATAGAGCCCGGACAATCTCAGTGCTCAATGTTgacgacaagatcaacaCTGAAACTCTGAAAGCTatatttgaagaaataGGCCCAGTCACCCAGATAGAGTTGCAGCCCGAGAACAACGCGGCTTTGATTGAATTTGAGACTGTTAGAAGCTCTGGTATGGCAGATTTCAAGTTCAACGGCCGCAAGATCGGTGACACTACTGTTCGAATTGGCACATTTCAAGattttttgagactgaaGAGAAACAAGACTTAA